Proteins from one Ornithobacterium rhinotracheale genomic window:
- a CDS encoding carbonic anhydrase gives MLKTYDKIFKNNEDWVKEKLGKDADFFKKMAEGQSPEFLYIGCSDSRVTTEELMGMKPGEVFVHRNIANVVSTLDMSATAVIQYAVEHLKVKHIIVCGHYGCGGVKAAMLPEDYGLLNPWLRNIRDVYRLHRVELDAIEDDKKRYDRLVELNVEEQCVNVIKMACVQERYILDDYPIVHGWVFDIATGKLIDLNIDFEQTLSDIQKIYNLTNSDWVMSRAKNKNFKK, from the coding sequence ATGTTAAAAACTTATGACAAGATCTTCAAGAACAATGAAGATTGGGTGAAGGAAAAATTGGGCAAAGATGCCGATTTTTTCAAGAAAATGGCAGAAGGGCAGTCGCCAGAATTCCTCTACATTGGGTGCTCCGATAGCCGAGTAACGACTGAGGAACTCATGGGAATGAAACCTGGAGAGGTTTTTGTACACAGAAACATCGCCAATGTGGTGAGCACGCTAGATATGAGTGCTACGGCGGTGATTCAGTATGCCGTAGAGCACCTAAAGGTGAAGCACATCATCGTGTGCGGACACTATGGCTGTGGGGGCGTAAAGGCGGCAATGTTGCCAGAGGATTATGGCTTGCTCAATCCGTGGCTTAGAAACATTCGAGATGTGTATCGTTTGCATCGAGTGGAATTAGACGCCATAGAAGATGATAAAAAACGCTACGATCGCTTGGTGGAGCTCAATGTGGAGGAGCAATGCGTGAATGTGATAAAAATGGCATGTGTGCAAGAACGCTATATTCTAGATGATTATCCCATTGTGCATGGTTGGGTGTTTGATATTGCAACGGGAAAATTAATTGATTTAAATATTGATTTTGAACAAACACTTTCAGACATTCAAAAAATCTATAATCTCACCAATTCTGATTGGGTGATGAGTAGAGCCAAAAATAAAAATTTCAAAAAATAA